The Flavobacterium faecale genome has a segment encoding these proteins:
- a CDS encoding Fic family protein — MAIYIHQLKRWPIFSWEEQEFISLLSEVRNLQGKLMGKVELLGFELKGEANLETLIQDVLQTSEIEGEILNPELVRSSIATRLGLEYSGLENSDRNIDGIVEVMIDATQNDDKVITEDRLFGWHAALFPTGRSGMHKIEVAKWRSGAMQVVSGGMGREVVHYEAPKAELLTSEMKQFVDWYNNEQELESLLKAAIAHLWFITIHPFDDGNGRIARAITDMQLSKSDGVNQRFYSMSTEINKQKKSYYSILERTQKDDLDITEWIIWFLDCLKNSILHSSVIVDKVVRKHHFWVKFAGKISNDRQKSMLDKLMDNFEGNLNTSKWAKMTKTSPDTALRDITDLVNKGILIKANSGGRSTHYILKDIC, encoded by the coding sequence ATGGCAATCTACATACACCAACTTAAAAGGTGGCCCATATTTTCATGGGAAGAGCAGGAATTTATTTCGCTATTAAGTGAGGTGAGAAACTTGCAGGGCAAACTTATGGGTAAAGTAGAGCTACTAGGCTTTGAGCTAAAAGGGGAAGCCAATTTGGAGACTTTAATTCAAGACGTCTTGCAAACTTCTGAAATAGAAGGAGAGATTTTAAATCCTGAATTAGTGCGATCCTCAATTGCAACTAGATTGGGTTTAGAATACTCTGGACTAGAAAACTCAGATCGCAATATAGATGGGATTGTTGAAGTGATGATCGATGCTACTCAAAATGACGATAAAGTAATTACTGAGGATCGTTTGTTTGGTTGGCACGCCGCGTTATTTCCAACAGGTAGAAGTGGTATGCATAAAATCGAAGTGGCAAAATGGCGTTCAGGTGCTATGCAAGTTGTTTCAGGGGGAATGGGTAGAGAGGTGGTTCACTATGAAGCTCCAAAAGCAGAACTTTTAACTAGCGAAATGAAGCAGTTCGTAGATTGGTATAATAACGAACAAGAATTAGAATCGCTACTTAAAGCAGCTATTGCTCATTTGTGGTTCATAACGATACATCCATTTGATGATGGTAACGGTAGAATAGCCAGAGCAATTACAGATATGCAACTTTCAAAATCGGATGGTGTCAACCAAAGATTCTATAGTATGTCTACTGAAATAAACAAACAAAAGAAAAGTTATTATAGCATTCTTGAACGAACTCAAAAGGACGACTTAGATATTACGGAATGGATCATTTGGTTTTTAGACTGTCTTAAAAACAGTATACTTCATTCAAGTGTCATAGTTGACAAAGTAGTTAGAAAACATCATTTTTGGGTCAAATTTGCGGGTAAAATCAGTAATGACCGCCAGAAATCTATGCTTGACAAACTCATGGATAATTTTGAAGGCAATTTAAACACAAGTAAATGGGCTAAAATGACCAAAACTTCTCCAGACACCGCATTAAGGGATATCACTGATTTAGTAAATAAAGGTATCTTAATCAAAGCCAATTCAGGTGGTAGAAGTACGCATTATATACTAAAAGACATTTGTTAA